From the Pocillopora verrucosa isolate sample1 chromosome 11, ASM3666991v2, whole genome shotgun sequence genome, the window AATAAAAGTGGGCGATTTACGCTTAACACTGACCGattaataattttgaaattattgttattcaaaatatttgttgttggctaagtttctttaatttgcatctCATTTGCACGATCGTGCTGTGCTGTTAGTCTAAAAAAAGGACTGccgtaattttctttgaattaaaacacattagaagaCGAAGTCAAAAGAAGTTCCgcgtttgttttcaatttctgattgCAATCGGTTTATTCTTCTTGAAAACCAATAAACAGACGTCGAACTCCGAGCACGAAGCGTCTGATAAGAACATTGTTAAGTGATCGATGTTTGCAGTCTCGaatatgacttaattaaacagcatATATATTGCCATATTAACTTGTACGTAGGTTGGATGGGGCCAGATGGTTGATTAAAAACTCTATATAAAcacaatcaaatttttcatccttaaacctttcaaaacacttgaaagaaagcaattgaaaagtcctagacaACCACttagaagaaattcaatggaaacgtggttttgggttctcggctggttcctcagcattctcacaATGGTTGTAAATgcatttgtcatcttcctcgtctacagtaaacgtcagcttcgcaccaaaaccaacgcatttgtcgtgtctttagcagtggctgattttggtgttgggatgATTATTGTTCCTTCACGCTTTTTCTGCAGCTttgcaaccgaatgcactccacCTTCAAGAGAGGGATTAATTGTGGAATTTGTAAGGATTTTCACTTTTTACgcctctggaacaaacttggtcAGTTTAGTTCTTGAACGTTATATTGCtgttgtgaaacctttgaaatacttgacttttatgaagcgccgtcgagtcattcaaatggttgtaacatcttggggaattccttctCTTTTCACTCTTACTATAGTGTGGATTACACTTAGTGGAATCGATCTTGCCAGGACTATGCTCGgctatttgtatttgcttttcgaGGTTATCTTGTGCGTAATGcttatcttttttcttgcatccatgttttttgCTGTatactctagagatcgcactttagcTAAGAAATTGCGGCTTAGTCAACCGGTCGCCAGAGCTAAAACTAAAAACAAGGCGTCAGCGGTAAAATGGGTGGCATTGGTAACGTGTGTGCTTCTATCttgttacggaataatgatgcgttgtagtttgttACTTTTAACTGGTCAATCATGTAACGATTatcattacaaaatacctctagaagttattaactctggaataaaccctatagcttatgctttcttcaaaagagatatacaacaagaatgcaaaaggcttatcttcaaaaggcgtcgttaataaacaacaaaatagttccgacgcaagtAAAACATTACTGAGCTGAAGCATATGCTTAAAACTTTCCTAGATCCCGAAGACTTCTGGTTCACAATCTATCCGTGACATATTAATTCTTGTCTTTATCgctgttcagttaaaaagcttccgaaaaaaaaaagtagtgcTGATATTACATCTGTCTCTAATATTTAAGACCAAATactgattattttgaggccataTTTTGCcggagaaaatgtttttcttaaattaattatttaagcTGGCATGTATTTTAGTCCTAGAAACATCTGGTTTTTATAACAATGAGCTTACGTTGCATAATTTAATgatatagaataaaaaatatcattttcctcctcaattttgctgtgttttttacTGTATGTTCTCTTTAATGTTTAAGAGTATTaagctcttgttgatgaatcacatgataactttgaaacgataaaaggcttctcttcaaaaggcgtcgttaacaaacaacagagtagttccgacgcaagaacaacagagaAGTTGAGGACagtaattaaaatgaaattcaatagaaacgtggttttgagttctcggctggttcctcagcattctcactATGGTTGTagatggatttgtcatcttcctcgtctgcagtcAACGTCaccttcgcaccaaaaccaacacatttgtCGTTTCTTAACTGAaggctgattttggtgttgggatgATTGCTGTTCCTCCCCGCTTTTTCTGTAACCTtacaaccgaatgcactccacgCTTTGAGACCTTTGAAATTCTCAACtttaatttgcaagaaaatttaCGTTGgagtaatgtttttctttaaacgaGAGAAGCTGACTTATATTTTGATGTAAGAAACATCTGCTTCTTAAAATAATGAGCTTgccttgcataataaaataaaaagagtaaaaacatatCATATTCCTTGTCAATTGATATGTCCGGTTCTGTAAGAGATCGCTTGATCCACGAGAAGTTCAATCCGACGACACCGTACAAAATATGGTTAGAATCTTAACGTTGACAAAGAGCTGTGCACAACATTTCGTTGGCATAGTATTCGTCAGTTCCTTGATAGAGGTCGTGCTTCGGGGACTTTCGACCCTTAACAAACCCGTTTGAAAAGTTGACCTAAAGCAATTTCTTGcttagttttattattgatctaTGAACGAAGATTTTGCAAGGCAGCCGTTCGTGTGgcaatcttcatgtttgtaGCCTTCCCTATGGCCATTATAGCCGACTGTATCGTTCAGCCTCCTTTCCCTCCGCCCACAGGGGATAAATGACGACCAGTCTCTTGGAGCCAATTTTGGTTACAGAGAAGTCAAGAGAGTaagtcaacagttgatattctctatTGTTGGAAATGACACAGTTTTATCTCAGTGCCAACAATTACAGGAAGGATAAGCTCAACTGGTTTGGGAAGCAAGAGGGAACTTTTAAAGTTGCCATAGCGGGGGATGGTACACCCTTTGGAAAGGATGACCGAGCATTGGCTTGGTTAGTTAGTTTCCTAAACCGTGGTCAGCGTGTGTATAGCTCTGCAGAGAACTTTCTCTTAATTGGGGCCAGTTGCTCTGAAGACTGTGAGCCTGTTCGCAGATATGTGGTTCTGCTTGAAAGGCAAATGACTGAAATTGAGGGGAAAATGATTTCAGTAGAAACTGGTGGTAAGAAGAAGTTTGCGTCCTTTCAATTTGAACTGCTACCAAATgacatgaaatatatatatacatatatatatgttttatATATGTGAAAGAATCAgagaggacgcatcgattctgTTACTCTcagtttcgcgcctaagcgctcgtcagacagaaaaaaattctgtccGAGGAGCGCTTAGgtgcgaaactcagagtaacagagaatcgatgcgtcttctttgattcttttactaatatatactcagctctgttaccacagcattgagcactttatgccaaggcagactctacccccacatttatatatatatgttatagATATATTCAGAGAttacaaaagataatttactatttcaatttttcattaatatcCACTAGTGCATTGAATATCATTATGAAGAGTTTACAGTAATATATAGACATGTATCTTATCGATATATACAGAGATTACAAGAAATGATTTGCTCTAATCTAAATTTACATTAATATACAAAACGTTGCATGCTGAATGCATTGCCATCAGAAATTATTATTGTCTTGAATGTTACCATTACAATCGTTgatattaaaattatattaaaagtATTAGACTAAAAGGAGTGATCGTAGTTACTGTTCATTTCACACATGCCGCGGCCAGTCATGCTCATTCCAGAAGCTATAATGAAAAATCAATGGTGATTAATTCTTTCTGTAGGAATATTTTATTCCAAACTGTTTTTCAGAACTTATGATTGCCTCTACACGGTTGTTacctttgatttttcttttcaaaaaggtATTTTTACTCAGATTTTGATTAGTACAATCAGAAAATACCTTTCTCACTCTGTCATGAGAGATGAAAGCAAACACACAGTTCTTTCGCGTTCGGTCAGCTATAACTCCGAAATTTGTCCGCGAAACAATAGCttccaaaatttgaaaaagctcTCTGTGCAGCTTTTCCTCCACGACCACCTTCCAGGCGTGTCTGACGGAACATCGTGAAGACATTCGTCGCTGAAATGTCTTAGGCCAATCTATGGCTTGTCTTTGAAACATTGGAAAATAATCTCCCAAGATGTGCTTAAATCCGGTTCAGTTATTGAAGTGTCGAACGGAAACTGGTGCCAGCAACCCTCTTAAATCATCTAGGGCTTCGCTTATATTATTAATTTGACCATCTTTGCCCGAAAGTTCAGCTTCTACGACTACAAGCGCACCACGAACAGTGTTCAAAAACACTCCACTAGCGTCCGCCatgttttgttagaaaaaagCCAGTTTGAAGTTAGCCGCTGACGCATTACTTGAGCCCGTCGATTTGGCCAAATTAGAGCCGAAAAATCCCCGGCGTGGTTGAACATTCAATTACAGAGTAACATGTGGAAGGGAGAACTTATATATTAGACAGTACAGCACGTACACTGTAAGACGACCTCATTCCCATTCGTAACCGTAATGAAAGTTTTCATTGAACCAAGTAACTCCTGAGGCAGCAGCGAGAAAATTGTTCGTTCATTGTTGTTGTATTGATCGCTTAATTTACTTATTCGGttcctattttcatttttaaacgTATTTAAATAATATACACAGTACATCGTGCTCGTAGTTTTAGTATTAAGGTAGCTGAAGATGGTTTTGATAACTTTAAACCAATTATATAATGTATTGACAGAATTGATAAATATCTTGGCTTTTGAGgagaaaaccaaattgaaataGATCAGTCCcaatttgatgtttttcaagttttccttggAGGTCATTTCTTCAAAAATGTACATACGTGCATAGGTCGGGTAGtgtgtttattttccttctcttataatttttttagtaaaaataaGACTTTTTTGCCGTGCAGCCTGATTATCAACTGCCTTAGCTCTTGAGGCtaaaaaaagccaagaagaaatTTTCGAACATTGGTCTTTCTCTAGGtcttttcaaaactcatttCTATATCCATTATTAGTCTTGTACTCTGATGATATACGTTTTCTAAATTCGAAAGTTTTTGGATAATTTCAACAACACTCTTGAGGTCTGATTGCTAAAGTTCCAAGCCCGAGGACTAGACTCAAAATGCCACCAAAATTGGTATTTCGCCACATTGTTCAGATTTATATTTTAGGTttcctaatttattttttatcgtattataatgttttttttttttttaaagagctttATTGCTCTCAGAGCCTCATTGTCAAATGTATCAGCTTTTGGCACTGTAACCAAACTGGAAGAGTTTGgttcaaaaattgattttcaagaagttttttcttttccataattcatttacatatttttaattcaaaagaaaacttggagtttaattgattttaaaaatattcaaactatTGAGACTAAAACCAAACCCTAGGAGTGTGCTCCAAACGTTGGTATTCCTCAAATTATTTCACACTTAATATATGTATCTCTCACCAACCGAATTCAACGCGCGCCAACGAATTGAACTTTCCCCAATATTTTCCTAGAGtcaagtttcttttgttttttctcagaTAACAACTTTTCTAAAATAGACCTATTTTACTTAATTCAATAGAAACcttgaatatatttttgatatGAAGTTAGGAGCCTGGAGGCTAGTTGGCAAAGTATGTTAGAGCAGCTTTCAATTGGGTGTCGAAAAACCGAAACCAAATTTATCACAAAGACCaatcaataaattatttacccATTACACACTGTAATGACCATAGGAAACACATTCATCCAAGGctaagataaatttattttacatctatttcatgcttttttattaatttcataCTTACTGTGTAAAAGGTTTCAATTCTTTTGCCAGATTGTCTCAGATGAAGCAAATTATCAGCCTATTTTGTCAGCTCAGTTTTTCAAAGCTATTTACTagcaaataatttgaaaaatgaattttgtgaCGAAAAcggcttttttctttaaaaaacatctTCAGGGACTCTATCTATTTACCAGCTTTCACGAATTTTCAGGAGCCCGGActcataaacttttttttatttagttcgATGCGAAAAGAAACttgcaaaaatgttttggttcATCACTTATTTGGAATTCCCGtcaaaactttgaataaaaGCAGAGTATGTTGTCGCTTTAAAGGTTACCATAGATTTGGTAAAAT encodes:
- the LOC136276951 gene encoding neuropeptide S receptor-like; translated protein: MVVNAFVIFLVYSKRQLRTKTNAFVVSLAVADFGVGMIIVPSRFFCSFATECTPPSREGLIVEFVRIFTFYASGTNLVSLVLERYIAVVKPLKYLTFMKRRRVIQMVVTSWGIPSLFTLTIVWITLSGIDLARTMLGYLYLLFEVILCVMLIFFLASMFFAVYSRDRTLAKKLRLSQPVARAKTKNKASAVKWVALVTCVLLSCYGIMMRCSLLLLTGQSCNDYHYKIPLEVINSGINPIAYAFFKRDIQQECKRLIFKRRR